The sequence below is a genomic window from Microbulbifer hydrolyticus.
TGCGACCTGGTGATCCAGATCGTGAATGGCGTAGGCATTGTCCCAGAAAATACGGAAGCCGGGGTTTGCAACCTTGCCCAGTTGCGCCAGGCGGTCGACGGTATCCGCGTCGTAGGTTACTCCGGTCGGGTTGGAAAACTTCGGCACACACCACAGGCCGATGATCTGGTCGTCTTCACGAATCTTTTGCTCCACCACGTCCATGTCCGGCCCGGTGGCGGTCATGGGGACGGTTTCCATGGCGATACCCAGCTGCTCGCAGATGGCGAAGTGACGGTCGTAACCGGGAACCGGGCACAGGAACTTGGGTGCGCTCATGTCTTTCCACGGCTGGTTGCCGGCAAAGCCGAACAGGTAGCCGGTCAGTACGGCGTGGTACATCAGGGTGAGTGAGCTACTGCCACCGGCGAGTACTTCTTCATACGGTACCTGCAGCACGTCGGCACCCAGTTCGCGGGCAGCAGCGATGCCTTCGAGGCCACCGTAGTTGCGAGTGTCAGTACCATCCGGCGCGCGGTAGTCACCATTGAGAATACCGTCCAGGTCGTCGGACAGGCTCAGCTGATCTGCCGCCGGTTTACCGCGGGTAATATCCAGGCTCAGGTTATGCTGGCAAATACGCTGGTACTGTTGCTCCAGCTCCTTTTCCCACTGTTGCAGCTGTTCGCGTTGGGCGGTCTCGATACGCACGGAAAGTCCTCATTCAGGCGGTTGATCTTGCGGGTGAGGAGCTTATCAGCCACGGGCGGATTGCGTCATGTTTTCTGGCACTTTTTTAACGTAAATCCCGGTAAAAACAGTCATTGCCGGCAGATAATTTGTTTCGATTGAAACGGTGTGGCGTAATTTGTACCGCCGGGTGGCTTCAGTGCTCTTGTGCGGCGAGGATGCGGAAGTCGGCCGCGTAATCGAGTAGGTTTGATTTCAGGTGTTTGCGTTGCTGAGGGGTGGAACTTTTGAGTATTTCGCTGGCGAGTGACCGGGCCTGGGCTCGCAGCTGATCCTGCATGTTGCGATAGTCTTGTGGCCAGAGAGACTGTGGGTTGATCAGCAGTTCCCGCAGCTTTTTCTCGTAGCCCTCCGGTTTACTGCGCAGGGTGTCGATGAAGGAATTGGCCCATGCCTGGCGCTGGGCATCGCGGCGCTTCGGATCAAATTTTGTGGTGGCGACCTGATGATCGATCATGGCGTCCTG
It includes:
- a CDS encoding aminotransferase class I/II-fold pyridoxal phosphate-dependent enzyme; amino-acid sequence: MRIETAQREQLQQWEKELEQQYQRICQHNLSLDITRGKPAADQLSLSDDLDGILNGDYRAPDGTDTRNYGGLEGIAAARELGADVLQVPYEEVLAGGSSSLTLMYHAVLTGYLFGFAGNQPWKDMSAPKFLCPVPGYDRHFAICEQLGIAMETVPMTATGPDMDVVEQKIREDDQIIGLWCVPKFSNPTGVTYDADTVDRLAQLGKVANPGFRIFWDNAYAIHDLDHQVALPNIREAALGNETADSVLQFASTSKVTHAGSGVAFVSASPANLASLKQQMSAMTIGPDKVNQLRHVRLFPELTQLKQHMQKHAEILRPKFACVLEHLDKNFADSDLGEWETPKGGYFVSFNTRPGVASEVIRLSAEAGVKLTPAGATFPYGKDPENTNIRIAPSFPPLEELDTAMSVFVLCVKLASVRKALQAA